Sequence from the Haladaptatus cibarius D43 genome:
GAGCAACGAGTAATATCTGCACAAACCAAGCCTGGGTCGCCCTTCGGACAGCAATTCACGCTGCATACCTTGGCCCGTCTGGCCTCATTTCGTTGGCGAAGAAATGTCACCAACTCCCTGAGAAAGTCGCTACAGTGCTTGATGAAATCGACGGCATTTCTGCGCCGATTCGTGACTGCCATCATTTTCGGGAGTTTAAGGCATCCGTTGAGTCCGATGCACATCTACTAGCGGATGAATTGATGGCGGACGGTTTTGCGATTCATGCACTTAATGCCGATGTGATTCAAATTTGCGTGACCGAAGCAAATGAACGTCATGTAGATGATTTGGCGCAATCAATCACGGAGGTGCTCGAATAATGCAACTGTTTAATCAGACGATATGGAACGATTCTGAGTCCGACGGATATGAGCCACTACTCTCGGAAAAAGGACTGATAGATGTCGAAGTTGGTGAAACTGACCTTCCCGATGATCTCACGCGAGATACGCTTCAACTGCCTAAACTCTCTGAACCAGAACTCGCGCGGCACTATACCCGACTCTCACAGATGAACTATGGCATCGATAATGGCCCGTACCCACTCGGTTCTTGTACTATGAAGTACAATCCAAAATTCACCGAGGACATCGCTGCACTTCCTGCAACTGCAGTCCATCCAGATCGTGATTCTGTGAGTGTTCAGGGAACTCTCGAAGTGTATTCAACATTGCAAGAATATCTCGGACAGATCGGCGGTATGGATGCAGTAACACTGCAGCCGCCCGCAGGTGCCGCAGGTGAGTTCACAGGGATTCTTATCGCAGAATCACTTCACGAATCGAATGATGAATCAAAGCAACGAAACGAGGTCATCGTCCCCTCCAGTGCACACGGCACTAATTTTGCGAGTGCGGCGATGGCTGGATATGAAGTTGTTGAATTGCCAGCTGATTCTGACGGACGAGTCGATCTTGATGCACTCTCGGCTGCTGTGGGTGACTCAACTGCCGCACTCATGCTTACGAATCCGAACACTCTCGGACTATTTGAACGAAATATCGAGGAAATTGCGGATATCGTCCATGAGGCTGGCGGGCTACTCTACTACGACGGTGCAAATTTGAATGCACTTCTTGGACGTGCCCGCCCAGGAGATATGGGATTCGATATTATGCACTATAACGTGCATAAGACGTTTGCTACGCCACACGGCGGCGGTGGTCCCGGCGCGGGACCAATCGGTGTGAAGCAGGAGTTGAAACAGTTCCTCCCCACGCCGCAGGTTCGTGAAACGGATGACGGATATGAACTGTTTGAACCTGACCAGACCATTGGCAAAGTTCATGGGGCGATGGGGAACTGGTTAGTACTGCTCAAAGCCTACGCTTATATTAGCAGGTTGGGTAATGAAGGACTACGAGATACAAGCGCAAAAGCAGTACTCAACGCCAATTATCTCGCCTCACAGCTTGATCTTGAAATTCCGTTTCGGCCTTTCCATCATGAATTCGTTGCAAGCGCAGGCGAGCAGGACGCTGCCGACTTTGCGAAGCGAATGTTAGATTACGGTGTTCATCCACCGACGACAAAGTGGCCAGAAACCGTCCCGGAAGCACTTATGACCGAACCGACTGAAGCAGAGAGTAAGAAAACCCTTGAACAGTTGGCAACTGCATTTAACGCAGTCAGCAACGAGGAATTCGAGGCGCTGGAACAAGCACCAAATAGAACCTCTGCCCAGCGAATTGATCAGACTAGCGCCGCGCGAAATCCTCAACTTTCCTGGCAGCACTTGGACGAGTGACTACCTGAACGATGGAATAATATGGAAAATTGACCGGCACTTCATGTACATCGAGTTGACTGAGCATTGCTATCGTAATTTCATCCACCAAGGGTGCAATTCCTTTATGGGCGAGAGACATCTAGCTACGTTTAGAGAGTTGTTCCGAATCGCCTCGAGAGATACCGGTAATCGTTGGAAGTTGCCAATCTCGGTAAATCGCAGTCACCCGAATCGAGAGAACAGTCGCAGTGCAAATCAGTGCGCTGAAACTGCTGAGTGGTTCGGTTACAGAAACGATCCAATATACCGCTCCTCCGATAAGCGCGCATGTTGCATAGATATCTTCAACAAGAACAAACGGAGTTTGGTCGAGAAGAATATCTGCGAGTACACCTCCCCCAACGGCATTCACAAGTGCGAGTCCTGCGACACCGAACACAGAAAGTCCGGTTTCAGTCGCTACAATCGCACCCGTCGTAGCAAACGCAGCGAGACCGAGCGCATCAGCAAGCAGAACGATTGGATGGCGATCAGCTTTGTTAACGAAATTAGCAGCATAAATTGCGAGTCCAACACCTAACAAGGAGACGGTAACGTCTCCTGCAGACTGAAGTGAAATTGGAACCCGGTTCACAAGGACGTCACGAGTTGTCCCACCACCTAACGCGGTCATTATTCCAACGACTGCAACACCGAACGGGTCGAATCCCTTTCGAATGGCCTTCATCCCACCAACAAAGGCAAATGCGATCAATCCAAGAATATTCACGACAACGAATGGATCAACCGGTATCATACTATAGTAGTCTCCTGCTCTCTTTTTTCGTCTGCTAATCTGTATTTCCGTCTACGAGCGTCCCCAAGGACATAGACTTGTTCGACGACACCAAGTGAACGAAGACCTTGGGTCGCATATCGAACTGTGCGCTCACTTAATAACGTCTTTTCTGCTAACTCCGTCGTATCTGCTTCTTCCTCCTGAATAATGGTCAGATAAACTAGCTTCTCGCTGGGTGAGCAATCAATAACTAGTTCTTTTTTCGGCCATTCCATCTCTATACTCCTCTATCCTTAATAACTATTCTTTCTAACATTGGGTTATTAATTTCAATTAGAATATTATTCTGAATGGATCGAACCAGTCGATAGAAGACTGTTCCATAGAGAAGCGATGACTTCCAATTACCAGCGCTGACGCCAGTGAGCCCTGTCAAGAGACTATCGCACGTGGATATGCCATCTAATACGATATTCGTCACATCGCCACTTTGTACGCATTGTTCTCCACAATCAATAGGTTTGGTCTTTCTAGTAGTTTGCTTACTCTTACGACTGTGTACTCCCTTTGGTTTCGATAGTTTGATTGTAGGTTCTGTTCTTTTCCTGTTTCTGTCTGACCCGACGGTATCGACTATGGAAGTTACCGTGGAAATATCGATGCTTTGTACTCTTCTCATTTGTGTGTGGCCTGTTATCAGAGGTGAGTATCTTCGGGCATTTATATCTTAATGTAGCGATTATGGCCATATTTTGAATTTTACTCCAAAATATTGCGAGAGGTGGCGATATAGAGCTGACGAATGTGACGCTCTTTGATTGCGAATGATTGCAACGCATCTCAGCTGATAAAATAAATGCAATAATTATTGGTTTTAAATCTCAGTCACGCGCTCATACTGTTCACTGAGGGCCGCGGCGTCCTCCGGTAATAGAGCAGCGACAAGAAACCCAGCATACTCGCTGAAATATTCGACAAGTACCGCAATCCGGTCTGAATCGATCGCTTCGAGCGAGTCTAACAAAATAAATGGAACAAAGTCATACACATTGTGCACAAGGTAGCCAGACAATGCAAAAATGAGGCCCGTGACTTCTCGTTCACTCTCGCTGAGATGATCAATTGTATCCTCGTAGGTGGTTCCCGAATCAGTACTTCGGATCACATGTAGATTGAATACGCTTTTCGTGACTTTCCGCCGTCCTTCACGAACGTCCTGTTCAGTACGATCGATCCAGATGCGATCTAGGTTGTCGTAATCGAAGATGTTGAAGACTGTCTCCATATGTTCGTTAAATTGCTCGACCGCATTTGCTTCGATTTGATCGATACGCGTCCGGAGGTTCGCAAGTTCTTCTTGAATCGCTTTTCGTCGCGCTTCGAGTTGCTCCTGTTCGGCAACTTGTGACTCGATGGACGCGATTTCTTCTTCTACGCTTCCCAGGTTTGATTCTACTTGCCCAAGCTCAAACTCTATTTTGTTTGCTTCTTTGTGGAGA
This genomic interval carries:
- the gcvPB gene encoding aminomethyl-transferring glycine dehydrogenase subunit GcvPB, with product MQLFNQTIWNDSESDGYEPLLSEKGLIDVEVGETDLPDDLTRDTLQLPKLSEPELARHYTRLSQMNYGIDNGPYPLGSCTMKYNPKFTEDIAALPATAVHPDRDSVSVQGTLEVYSTLQEYLGQIGGMDAVTLQPPAGAAGEFTGILIAESLHESNDESKQRNEVIVPSSAHGTNFASAAMAGYEVVELPADSDGRVDLDALSAAVGDSTAALMLTNPNTLGLFERNIEEIADIVHEAGGLLYYDGANLNALLGRARPGDMGFDIMHYNVHKTFATPHGGGGPGAGPIGVKQELKQFLPTPQVRETDDGYELFEPDQTIGKVHGAMGNWLVLLKAYAYISRLGNEGLRDTSAKAVLNANYLASQLDLEIPFRPFHHEFVASAGEQDAADFAKRMLDYGVHPPTTKWPETVPEALMTEPTEAESKKTLEQLATAFNAVSNEEFEALEQAPNRTSAQRIDQTSAARNPQLSWQHLDE
- a CDS encoding trimeric intracellular cation channel family protein — protein: MIPVDPFVVVNILGLIAFAFVGGMKAIRKGFDPFGVAVVGIMTALGGGTTRDVLVNRVPISLQSAGDVTVSLLGVGLAIYAANFVNKADRHPIVLLADALGLAAFATTGAIVATETGLSVFGVAGLALVNAVGGGVLADILLDQTPFVLVEDIYATCALIGGAVYWIVSVTEPLSSFSALICTATVLSIRVTAIYRDWQLPTITGISRGDSEQLSKRS
- a CDS encoding helix-turn-helix domain-containing protein, which gives rise to MEWPKKELVIDCSPSEKLVYLTIIQEEEADTTELAEKTLLSERTVRYATQGLRSLGVVEQVYVLGDARRRKYRLADEKREQETTIV